The Chitinophagaceae bacterium genome includes a window with the following:
- a CDS encoding FixH family protein gives MIYKTTQSHFDLVSKDYYKDELAYQQVIDGTNLANKLSSGIQVQQQNDQISIQFPQEMKQKKAEGTIFFYCSADSGKDKKINIQLSEEAVQIIPAKDILPGKYVLKINWKTDNQNYYNEQPVSINE, from the coding sequence TTGATATACAAAACCACTCAATCACATTTCGACCTGGTGAGTAAAGACTACTATAAAGATGAACTCGCTTATCAGCAGGTAATTGATGGTACCAACCTTGCAAACAAACTTAGCAGCGGAATACAGGTACAGCAACAGAATGATCAGATCAGTATACAGTTTCCGCAGGAAATGAAACAGAAGAAAGCAGAAGGAACTATTTTCTTCTACTGTTCTGCAGATTCAGGAAAAGATAAAAAAATAAATATTCAGTTATCAGAAGAGGCAGTTCAGATTATTCCGGCAAAAGATATTTTACCCGGCAAGTATGTATTAAAAATTAACTGGAAAACAGATAATCAGAATTACTATAACGAACAACCGGTAAGTATTAACGAATGA
- a CDS encoding sulfite exporter TauE/SafE family protein, which translates to MIQAITAGLILGAFSSLHCIGMCGPLALALPVQHLAVWQQRLAALLYNTGRIITYSILGLIFGMAGRTVYMAGFQQWLSIISGAVILLFIINYYFLQNAWQPKWAQRLQLFVQNKMIRLLQAERKGSFLFLGMVNALLPCGMVYVALASALNFSELSLSTGFMAAFGAGTLPLMMVLSIAGNAISFPIRRKIKNAVPYLMTIMAFILILRGMNLGIPFISPVMANAPGEVINCH; encoded by the coding sequence ATGATTCAGGCAATTACAGCAGGATTAATTTTGGGAGCATTCAGCAGTTTGCATTGCATTGGTATGTGCGGCCCGCTTGCATTAGCTCTGCCTGTGCAGCACCTTGCGGTATGGCAGCAACGCCTGGCTGCATTACTGTATAATACCGGAAGAATTATTACCTATTCTATTCTCGGTTTAATTTTCGGAATGGCAGGGCGCACTGTTTACATGGCTGGCTTTCAGCAATGGCTGTCAATCATCAGCGGAGCTGTAATCCTGTTGTTTATCATCAACTATTATTTTTTACAAAATGCCTGGCAACCAAAATGGGCGCAGCGGTTACAGCTATTTGTTCAAAACAAAATGATCCGTTTGTTACAGGCAGAAAGAAAAGGATCCTTTCTTTTTTTGGGAATGGTGAATGCATTGTTACCCTGCGGTATGGTATATGTTGCTTTGGCAAGTGCCTTAAATTTCAGTGAGCTAAGTTTAAGTACTGGTTTTATGGCTGCTTTTGGCGCAGGAACACTGCCGTTAATGATGGTTTTAAGTATTGCAGGAAATGCCATCTCCTTTCCAATAAGAAGAAAGATAAAGAATGCGGTTCCTTACCTGATGACAATAATGGCCTTTATTCTCATTTTAAGGGGAATGAATCTGGGTATACCATTTATCAGCCCGGTAATGGCGAATGCCCCGGGAGAGGTAATTAATTGTCATTAG
- a CDS encoding PAS domain S-box protein, protein MQSTAEGKLFETLFNHASIGIIVVNSAAEITLVNQFALFQFGYESSAELKGKKIEVLIPGRFHGKHVAQRDGYIHKPNNRPMGIGLDLFGKKNDGSEFPVEVSLGNYDFGGNKFIVAFVNDITKRKEIEQEIIRMNEELEDKVEERTLSLKESVEKLNLQIAETEEKDKELMEALSREKELGELKSRFVSVASHEFRTPLSTVLSSIYLLQKYTTSDEQPKREKHIQRIISSVNLLTDILNDFLSVGKIEEGKIQARFSTFDLNKNVVQTIAEMQSISKPGQQIRYEHKGKNEVELDPGMFKHITLNLLSNAIKFSPESSDIYISTSVDDTEIQLKVKDSGIGISKEDQEHLFERFFRANNAINIQGTGLGLHIVSKYAELMNGKITCKSDLDQGTEFNVIFKNKS, encoded by the coding sequence ATGCAATCAACTGCAGAAGGCAAACTTTTTGAGACTCTTTTTAACCACGCAAGCATTGGCATTATTGTAGTCAATAGTGCTGCCGAAATTACATTGGTTAATCAATTTGCTTTATTCCAGTTTGGCTATGAAAGTTCAGCTGAATTGAAGGGTAAAAAGATTGAAGTACTGATTCCGGGCCGTTTTCATGGTAAGCATGTGGCCCAGAGGGATGGATATATCCATAAGCCAAATAACAGGCCGATGGGTATTGGCCTCGATCTTTTTGGGAAAAAGAATGATGGTTCCGAATTTCCGGTTGAAGTGAGCCTGGGTAATTATGACTTTGGTGGCAATAAGTTCATAGTTGCTTTTGTGAACGATATTACCAAGCGTAAGGAGATTGAGCAGGAAATCATCAGAATGAATGAGGAACTGGAAGATAAAGTAGAGGAAAGAACGCTCTCGTTAAAGGAATCTGTTGAAAAGCTCAACCTTCAGATTGCAGAAACAGAAGAAAAAGACAAGGAATTAATGGAGGCTTTAAGCAGGGAGAAGGAACTGGGTGAATTAAAGTCCCGTTTTGTATCTGTTGCTTCACATGAGTTCAGGACTCCCCTTAGTACTGTACTGTCATCTATCTACCTCTTACAGAAATATACAACCTCAGACGAACAGCCCAAGAGGGAAAAGCATATTCAACGCATTATTTCATCGGTAAACCTGTTAACCGATATTTTGAACGACTTCCTTTCAGTTGGCAAGATTGAAGAAGGAAAAATTCAGGCCCGCTTCAGTACCTTTGATTTGAATAAAAACGTTGTTCAAACCATTGCAGAAATGCAGAGCATCAGCAAACCAGGTCAGCAGATCAGGTATGAGCATAAGGGCAAAAATGAGGTGGAGCTTGATCCGGGTATGTTTAAGCATATCACCTTAAATTTGCTCTCCAATGCGATTAAATTTTCGCCAGAGAGCTCTGATATTTACATCAGTACCTCGGTTGATGATACAGAAATTCAACTGAAAGTAAAGGATAGCGGAATTGGTATTTCAAAGGAAGATCAGGAGCATTTATTTGAACGTTTTTTCCGTGCAAATAATGCTATCAACATTCAGGGCACAGGATTAGGATTACATATTGTATCAAAATATGCTGAATTAATGAACGGAAAGATCACTTGTAAAAGCGATCTTGATCAGGGTACTGAATTCAACGTTATCTTTAAAAATAAATCGTAA
- a CDS encoding response regulator — translation MKKILLIEDNDEIRENTAEILELANYKVVTAANGKLGIETALAEVPDLIVCDIMMPVLDGYGVLHALHKNDSVKNIPFIFLTAKTERGDLRKGMELGADDYITKPFSGTELLNAIEGRLKKADLIKEEFSGLDGVNKLLAAAGSKDILESLTTDRDVNKYRKKQTVYNEGNRAARLFFIVKGKVKTFKSNDDGKELVVGLYTEGDFLGYVALLEGSSYKETAEAMEDSELAIIPKADFDELMNINPQVAQKFIQLLAKNVADKEEHLLGLAYNSLRKKVADALMSLQRKYKTGDGHFSINISRENLASIAGTATESLIRTLGDFRTEKLIDIKEGNIIILNEKKLENLLN, via the coding sequence ATGAAGAAAATTCTGCTAATAGAGGATAATGACGAAATAAGGGAAAATACAGCCGAGATTCTTGAGCTGGCCAATTATAAAGTAGTTACGGCTGCCAATGGGAAGCTCGGTATTGAAACAGCTCTTGCAGAAGTACCCGATTTGATTGTTTGCGACATCATGATGCCGGTGCTGGATGGTTATGGTGTGCTGCATGCCCTGCATAAAAATGACAGCGTTAAGAATATTCCGTTTATCTTTTTAACGGCGAAAACAGAACGTGGCGATTTACGTAAAGGAATGGAACTGGGTGCTGATGATTATATTACCAAGCCTTTCAGTGGAACAGAGTTACTGAATGCAATTGAAGGAAGGCTGAAAAAAGCTGATCTGATTAAAGAAGAATTTTCCGGACTTGATGGTGTAAATAAATTATTGGCAGCTGCCGGTTCAAAAGATATTCTTGAATCTTTAACTACCGATAGGGATGTAAACAAATACAGGAAAAAACAGACTGTATATAACGAAGGAAACCGTGCCGCCCGTTTATTTTTTATTGTAAAGGGTAAAGTGAAAACCTTTAAATCAAATGATGATGGAAAGGAGCTGGTAGTTGGGTTATATACAGAAGGCGATTTTCTTGGCTATGTTGCATTGCTTGAAGGCAGCTCTTATAAAGAAACGGCAGAAGCAATGGAAGACAGTGAACTGGCCATTATTCCTAAAGCTGATTTTGATGAATTGATGAACATCAATCCACAGGTGGCACAGAAATTTATTCAACTGCTGGCAAAAAATGTGGCAGATAAAGAAGAGCATTTATTAGGACTGGCTTATAACTCTCTCCGTAAAAAAGTGGCAGATGCTTTAATGAGCCTGCAACGGAAATACAAAACAGGTGATGGTCATTTTTCAATTAATATCAGCCGTGAAAACCTGGCAAGTATTGCAGGTACTGCTACTGAATCACTCATCCGCACATTGGGCGATTTCAGAACTGAAAAACTAATTGATATTAAAGAGGGAAATATCATTATTCTCAATGAAAAAAAATTAGAGAACCTGCTGAATTAA